Sequence from the Candidatus Paceibacterota bacterium genome:
CGGACTTGGTGAACGCCACCACCGATGGCGTTACACGCCGCCCCTCTGAATTCTCCAGCACGACCGGTTCCCCGCCCTCCATGGCTGCCATGCATGAGTTCGTGGTGCCTAAATCAATGCCAATTACTTTTGCCATATAAAGCTCCTGGATACAAAAAGCCTTTTTCCTCCAAGCAGTGCCGGTGCCATTGGCGTGCGTTATTCGTAAGTGCAATATCCACAGTCGCTTGTAACGTTTCCTGGTTTTCTGCCCTCCGGTAGAATGTGTGCCATTAGTGCCAACTTGGCACAGTTACGCCCCGTGTGGCACACTTCTCCTGGCACAACTCACTGGAGCGCTGTCGGCCCGTTACTCATTCTTGACGCACCCAACGGTGTCGGGCAGGATGCGCGGGTGACTTCCGTTGCTGGCCGCACTTTCCGTCGTCTTCCCGCGGGGTTGATGGCCGGGCTGTAACTCAATGTCGGCATCGCACGATTCATCTGTCCGGCGCCAGGCGCCATTGTCGGCGGTTTTCAGGATTTTTGCGCCGACGCCGCCTGCGGCAGTGATGTTGCAGGATCCGGCGGAGATCAAAGCCCAGTATCGCTACTGGCAGCGCCGCATTCTGGTCTCCACGATCGTCGGTTACGCGATGTTCTACTTCGTCCGCAAGAATCTGAGCATCGCGATGCCCGGGCTGGGGAGCGACTTGGGCATTGGCAAGGCCGACCTCGGCCTCTTTCTTACATTACACGGGCTGCTTTACGGTGTCTCCAAGTTCGCCAACGGATTTCTGGGGGACCGCTGCAACGCCCGCACCTTCATGACCGTGGGGTTAATCCTCTCGGCGATCGTGAACATCTTCTTCGGCTTCAGCTCGGCCGTCCTCACGCTGGGCTTGCTATGGATGCTCAACGGATGGGTTCAGGGCATGGGATTTCCTCCATGCGCCCGGCTGATGACGCATTGGTTTTCGCCCAAAGAGCTGGCCACCAATTTCTCGGTCTGGAACACGTCGCACTCCATTGGGGCGGGGCTGGTGGTGGTGTTGTGCGGCTACCTGGCGGCTTATGGCTGGCGGCTCTGCTTCTTTGTGCCGGCGGGCCTCGCCATCCTGTGCTCGATCTTCCTGTTCCTGATGCTGCGGGACACGCCGCCTTCCCTGGGGCTGCCGGAAGTCGAAGGCACCGCGCAGGGCTCAGATTCGAGGAGCTTCTCCTCGGCACTGCTCAAACAGGTCTTTGGCAACAAATACATCTGGCTGCTCGCGATGGGGAGTTTCTGCGTCTATATCGTCCGCTATGCGGTGTTGGATTGGGGCCCGACCCTTTTGACTGAAATGAAGGGTGTGAAGTTGACGCATTCGGGCTGGATGGTGGCTGGCTTTGAGGTGTCAGGCGTGTTGGGGATGCTGCTGAGCGGCTGGCTGACGGATCGCGTGTTTGGGGGCCGGGGCGCGCGAGTATGCGTGATTTGGATGGCACTGGCGGGACTGTCTATCCTCGTCTTTTGGAAGCTGCCAACTCATTCCCCGTGGGTGGGCGCCCTGCCGCTGTGCCTGGCGGGGTTCTTTATCTATGGCCCCCAGGCCCTGGTGGGGGTGGTGGTGGCCAACCTGGCCACCAAGCGGCTCGCGGCCACAGCGATCGGTTTCACCAGCATTTTTTCCTATGCCAGCACCCTGGTTTCGGGATGGGGCCTGGGCTGGCTGGTCGAACACCACGGCTGGAACGCGGCCTTCGCTGGCCTGGTGGCGGTGGCTGCCGTTGGCATGCTGTTCTTCGCCCTGGTATGGCCTGCCAAAGCCCACGGTTACGCAGCCGCGCCGGCTCACGCTTAGTGCCTCAATCCCCTGTTCCCGGACCGGATAGCTGCCCCAGTGCGACAACGCTGTGAAACCCGTTAGACCCCGGTGTGGTTCCCATGGGGCCCGACCCCCATGGGAACCACACCGGGGTCCCGCCGCATTGGCACCGTCCCAACGCCGTGGTTGGCTTGGGCTTAATTTGCCTCAGCCCAGGGGCATAGGCGGAAGCTGGCGGGCGTGGCTGGATACACCCGGCTTGTGGCGCAGCTCTTGAGCCCGCCTTCCCGGTGAGATCATTTTGCCAGATGCAGGCCAGGTTGGATTCTGCGCTGTGGGCAGGCCATACGTCAGTGGATTTGCGAATTCACGCACTTGGTTTGCGCGTTGCTTCGCGGATTGAAGTCTGATACGAAGTTTCCAAGCATTCGATGGGGCCTCCGAACTTGAGCAGTGCCGGGCGTGAATCAACCGGGCGGAGTTGGAATCCGCTGCGATGGTTCGCTGCCGGCGCCGACGCGCCGCGGATTACGGATCCAGAGCGCATTAACCAGTGGTACCGCCGTAACCGGCTGTCGGTTATGTTCGCGATCACCTGTGGCTACGGCTTCGGCTACACCTGCCGCCTGCCGCTGGCGGTGATGAAAAAGCCGCTGCTGGACGAAGGGGTATTCACGGCCGAATGGCTGGGGCTGATCGGCTCGGGCTTCTCCATTGGTTACGCGCTGGGCAAGCTGGTCAACGGCTTCCTCGCCGACTATGCCAACGTGCGCCGGTTCTTTGCCGCCATGGTGCTGATGTCGGCGCTGATCAACCTGGCCATGCTCGGCTTTGTCTCCCCTTGGGCCTGGGCGATTCTGTGGGGGCTGAACGGGTGGTTCCAGGGCGCCGGCTCTCCTTGCAGCGGGGTCTCGCTGGCCAACTGGTTCAGCGCCCGGGAACGCGGCCGTTACTACGGCATCTTCAGCAGCTCACATTCACTGGGTGAAGGGTTGACGTTTGTGTTCAACTCGCTGCTGGTCGCCAACCTGGGCTGGCGGGCGGGTTTCGCGGGCCCCGGGGTCTTCTGCATACTGGTCGCGTTTGGCATCCTGCTGTTGCTCCGCGACCGGCCCGAAACGATGGGCCTGCCCCCGGTCGCGGACTGGCGCAATGACCATCCCGCCCCGACGCCCAACACCGGCGCGCCGTCCGAGGTCGGGCGGAACCAGTTCCAGGCACTGCGGATGCCGGCGATGTGGGTGCTGGGGCTCTCCAGCGCCTGCATGTATGTCAGCCGCTACGCCATCAACAGTTGGGGCATGCTTTACCTCCAGGAACACCGGAATTACACCATGGTCGAAGCCGGGCTAATGCTGGGATTAAACACAGGAGCGGGGCTGGTCGGCTGCGTGGTCTATGGTTTCGTCTCCGACAAGTTCTTCAACGCGCGCCGCCCGCCGGTGACGCTTATTTTCGGTCTGCTCGAAGTCATCGCGCTGGCGGCCATTTTCTTTACGCCGCCGGGTCATCCGGTAGTGTTGTCGGCGGCGTTCCTGCTTTTCGGCTTCACCCTTAGCGGCTTGCTGGCGGTGCTGGGCGGGTTGTTCGCGGTGGACATTGTCGGCCGCAGGGCCGCCGGCGCGGCCATGGGGTTCATCGGCATCGTCAGTTATCTCGGCAATGCGATGCAGGAATGGGTTAGCGGGCTGCTGATTCAGCGGGGCCTTACCGTGGAGACGGTCACCAAACTCAATGAACAAGGACAAGCCATTGCCACTGAGGTCAAACACTACGACTTCGACGCCGCGATCGCCTTCTGGATCGGCGCTTCGGTGTTGTCGGTGGTGCTGGCGGCAACGTTATGGCGAGTCAAGACAAAGGAATGAAATCAACGAAATGAATATGCTCACATACCAACTCTCACAGTGGACCAGAGGAGTGCTTTCGCGCCGGATGCTGTTGCTGGCGCTGGCGTCATCGGTGGTCGGCCTGGCCTTGCCAGGTTCGGCCAAAGTTGTGCCATCGAGCTTCAACCGCATTTACGCGGAGTTCCAGCAGCCCGCAGGCACCAAGGTGCTGGTCGCCGCGCACCGCGGCCTGTCGGGACGCTCGACCGGCGCGTGGGAGAAATACCCGGAGAATTCGCTGGCCGCCATCGCCGACTGCATTGAGAAGGGCATTGATATCGTGGAAGTGGATGTGCGCAAAACCAGGGACGGCCACCTCGTCATGTGCCACGATTCCAAGGTGGACCGCACCACGGACGGCACCGGCGCCATCAGCGACATGACGCTCGCCGAAATCAGGCAACTCCGTCTCCGGCTCGGCGTCGGCGGCACCAACGCCCCCGTCACCGACCACCGCATGCCGACCCTCGATGAAGTCATGCTGCTGGCCAAGGACAAGTGCATGGTAAACCTCGACAAGGCCTGGATCATCGTTCCCGAATGCTGTGCGGTCCTCAAGAAGACCGGCACCATCCGGCAGGCCATCTTCAAATCCAGTTACAGCGCCGCCCGGTGCGAGGTTGATTTTGCCCACCTCGACCCGCCCGTGTTCTTCATGCCCATCATTCTCCACAAGAAGGGCTGGGAGAAGGACAAGGTCCAGGGCTGGGCGCAACTCGAACCTTACATCCGCCTGACCAAACCTTGCGCCTTCGAACTGGTCTTCGTTTCCGACGACGATCCCATCGTCTCACCGGAGATCACGGCCAGAATCAAGCGGCATGGCGCCCGGGTGTGGATCAACACCCTGTGGGACAGCCTGGCGGCGGGACATACCGATGCCAGGTCGCTGACGGACCCGGCCGGCGGTTGGGGCTGGGCAATCAGCCGGGGTGCGAACATCATCCAGAGTGACGAATCGGAGCGTCTGCTCTTGTATCTCCGTTCTCGCGATCTCCATTGGTGAATGCGGCAGCCGGCGACCGTTGGACCGCAATCCCATTGCCGGCTGCGCCTCAAACCGCCGCGCTTTCCATTTCTTGACGCGCCGGGGCTAAAGCAGTTACATGGGCGGCGAAACACCTCCTATATGCCACGATACAGAATTGCATGGCTGCCAGGCGACGGCATCGGTGTGGACGTCCTCGAGGCGGCCAAGATCGTGCTGAACCGGCTCCGGCTCGATGCCGAATACATCCCCGCGGACATCGGCTGGGATTTCTGGTGCCGGGAAGGCGACGCCTTTCCCCCGCGCACGGTCGAGCTGCTGAAGAACGTTGACGCGGCCCTGTTCGGCGCAATCACCTCCAAGCCCGCCAAAACCGCTGCCGCCGAACTCGCGCCCGCGCTGCGAGACAAGGGGCTGAGCTACCGTTCCCCCATCGTGCGCATGCGGCAGTTGTTCGATCTCTACGTCTGCCTGCGCCCCTGCAAGGGCTACCCGGGCAACCCGCTTAACTTCAAGGAAGGGATAGACCTCGTAGTGTTCCGTGAGAACACGGAAGACCTGTATTCCGGGGTCGAGTTCGCGCCCGTGCCGCAGGAACTGGCCGAAACTCTCGGCAAGCTGGCCAAACCGTTCGCGCCGTTTGCCAGGCTCCCCCTCGATCAATACGCCGTCTCCTGCAAGATAAACACCCGCGCGGGCTCCGAGCGCATTGTGCGCGCCGCCTTTGATTTCGCCCGCCAGCATAAGCGCAAGAAGGTCACCATCGTGCACAAGGCCAACGTCGTGCGCGCCACCGACGGCCTGTTCCTTGAAGCCGCCAAAGCGGTGGCCAGGGACTTTCCCGAGATCAAGATGGACGACGCCAACATTGACGCCATGACCATGTGGCTGCTCAAGAATCCATTCAACTACGACGTGTTGGTCGCGCCCAATCTCTACGGCGACATCATCTCCGACCTCTGCGCCCAGATGGTTGGCGGCCTTGGTTTCGGCTGCTCGGGCAACATCGGCGCCAAGCTGGCGGTGTTCGAGCCCACGCACGGCTCGGCGCCCAAATACGCCGGCCAGTACAAGGTCAATCCCATCGCCACCATCCTGGCCGCCAGGATGATGCTCGATTGGCTTGGCGAATCCAGCAAGGCGGCAGCCCTCGAAGACGCGGTCGCGCAGGTCATCAAGGAAGGCCACGCCCGCACCTACGACATGGGCGGAACCACCACCACCTTGCAGATGGCGGAGGCGATCGCGGACAAGCTATGACGACCACGCCCCCCGGCCGGAAAGCACGACCGGTCATCCTCCACGAAGTCGGCCTGCGCGACGGGTTGCAGGCCGAGAAGCAGGTTGTGCCGCTCGAACAGAAGATTCGCTGGGCTGAGCTCCTGCTGTCCGCCGGCGTGGACATCATCCAACTCGGTTCGTTTGTGCATCCGGGCAAGGTGCCGCAGATGGCCGACACCGATGCGCTCTTCCGGCATTTCTCCGCGCCGGGGCGCACGACGTCCGGCGCAATCCTGTCCGGACTCGTGCTGAACGAGAAGGGATTGGAGCGGGGCATGGCCTGCGGCGTCGAGATGTTCTGCATGGGCGTTTCGGCCAGCGAAACCCACAGCCAGAAGAATACGGGGATGTCTGTCGCCGACGCTACCTCCCGTATCATCGCCATGGCCAAAGAGGCCGTCGGCGCGGGCAAGAAAGTGCAACTGTCAGTCCAATCGGCGTTTGGCTGCGGCTTTGAAGGCGTGGTGCCGGAGGAGCGCGTACTGAAGATCGCGGAGCAGTTCCTGAGCGCCGGGTTCCGCAACATCAGCCTCGCCGACACGGCCGGCCACGGCATGCCGGCACAGGTCGAG
This genomic interval carries:
- a CDS encoding MFS transporter encodes the protein MLQDPAEIKAQYRYWQRRILVSTIVGYAMFYFVRKNLSIAMPGLGSDLGIGKADLGLFLTLHGLLYGVSKFANGFLGDRCNARTFMTVGLILSAIVNIFFGFSSAVLTLGLLWMLNGWVQGMGFPPCARLMTHWFSPKELATNFSVWNTSHSIGAGLVVVLCGYLAAYGWRLCFFVPAGLAILCSIFLFLMLRDTPPSLGLPEVEGTAQGSDSRSFSSALLKQVFGNKYIWLLAMGSFCVYIVRYAVLDWGPTLLTEMKGVKLTHSGWMVAGFEVSGVLGMLLSGWLTDRVFGGRGARVCVIWMALAGLSILVFWKLPTHSPWVGALPLCLAGFFIYGPQALVGVVVANLATKRLAATAIGFTSIFSYASTLVSGWGLGWLVEHHGWNAAFAGLVAVAAVGMLFFALVWPAKAHGYAAAPAHA
- a CDS encoding MFS transporter, translated to MFAITCGYGFGYTCRLPLAVMKKPLLDEGVFTAEWLGLIGSGFSIGYALGKLVNGFLADYANVRRFFAAMVLMSALINLAMLGFVSPWAWAILWGLNGWFQGAGSPCSGVSLANWFSARERGRYYGIFSSSHSLGEGLTFVFNSLLVANLGWRAGFAGPGVFCILVAFGILLLLRDRPETMGLPPVADWRNDHPAPTPNTGAPSEVGRNQFQALRMPAMWVLGLSSACMYVSRYAINSWGMLYLQEHRNYTMVEAGLMLGLNTGAGLVGCVVYGFVSDKFFNARRPPVTLIFGLLEVIALAAIFFTPPGHPVVLSAAFLLFGFTLSGLLAVLGGLFAVDIVGRRAAGAAMGFIGIVSYLGNAMQEWVSGLLIQRGLTVETVTKLNEQGQAIATEVKHYDFDAAIAFWIGASVLSVVLAATLWRVKTKE
- a CDS encoding glycerophosphodiester phosphodiesterase family protein, which encodes MLTYQLSQWTRGVLSRRMLLLALASSVVGLALPGSAKVVPSSFNRIYAEFQQPAGTKVLVAAHRGLSGRSTGAWEKYPENSLAAIADCIEKGIDIVEVDVRKTRDGHLVMCHDSKVDRTTDGTGAISDMTLAEIRQLRLRLGVGGTNAPVTDHRMPTLDEVMLLAKDKCMVNLDKAWIIVPECCAVLKKTGTIRQAIFKSSYSAARCEVDFAHLDPPVFFMPIILHKKGWEKDKVQGWAQLEPYIRLTKPCAFELVFVSDDDPIVSPEITARIKRHGARVWINTLWDSLAAGHTDARSLTDPAGGWGWAISRGANIIQSDESERLLLYLRSRDLHW
- a CDS encoding isocitrate/isopropylmalate dehydrogenase family protein, which produces MPRYRIAWLPGDGIGVDVLEAAKIVLNRLRLDAEYIPADIGWDFWCREGDAFPPRTVELLKNVDAALFGAITSKPAKTAAAELAPALRDKGLSYRSPIVRMRQLFDLYVCLRPCKGYPGNPLNFKEGIDLVVFRENTEDLYSGVEFAPVPQELAETLGKLAKPFAPFARLPLDQYAVSCKINTRAGSERIVRAAFDFARQHKRKKVTIVHKANVVRATDGLFLEAAKAVARDFPEIKMDDANIDAMTMWLLKNPFNYDVLVAPNLYGDIISDLCAQMVGGLGFGCSGNIGAKLAVFEPTHGSAPKYAGQYKVNPIATILAARMMLDWLGESSKAAALEDAVAQVIKEGHARTYDMGGTTTTLQMAEAIADKL
- a CDS encoding hydroxymethylglutaryl-CoA lyase; protein product: MTTTPPGRKARPVILHEVGLRDGLQAEKQVVPLEQKIRWAELLLSAGVDIIQLGSFVHPGKVPQMADTDALFRHFSAPGRTTSGAILSGLVLNEKGLERGMACGVEMFCMGVSASETHSQKNTGMSVADATSRIIAMAKEAVGAGKKVQLSVQSAFGCGFEGVVPEERVLKIAEQFLSAGFRNISLADTAGHGMPAQVERLFGAILKAAPDAECTCHFHNTYGLGMANCWAALNAGVQCFESSVAGLGGCPFTKVAGGNVSTEDLVHFLHRLGLRQEVNQDQLVALARDLSAFFGREMPGMVYKIGLAQAAAASR